In one window of Arachis ipaensis cultivar K30076 chromosome B06, Araip1.1, whole genome shotgun sequence DNA:
- the LOC107647032 gene encoding uncharacterized protein LOC107647032, giving the protein SPTATTPTGSAADDLNEAELFWSIEVSEPENEYPIPLPADNNRRRNFDRPQNSGILAVLAEPDQVPVFRRNPSVSSSPRLIPSLTRPPAQNSEFLAQSAPSRKFQQSAPVMVPILMSKAAPRRRKGDELAVVCDGDVDGDDEVLPPHEIVAKGSGFSPNITFSVLEGVGRTLKGRDLRQVRNAIWRKTGFLD; this is encoded by the coding sequence TCCCCCACCGCCACCACACCAACCGGCTCCGCGGCCGACGATCTCAACGAAGCCGAGCTTTTCTGGTCCATAGAGGTCTCCGAACCAGAAAATGAATACCCCATCCCCCTTCCGGCAGACAATAACCGGCGCCGGAATTTCGATCGGCCTCAAAACTCCGGCATCCTTGCCGTGCTAGCGGAACCCGATCAGGTGCCGGTGTTTCGCCGGAATCCATCCGTCTCGTCGTCCCCGAGGCTGATTCCTTCGCTTACAAGACCTCCAGCTCAGAATTCGGAGTTTCTGGCGCAGTCCGCTCCTTCTAGAAAGTTCCAGCAGTCCGCTCCTGTGATGGTTCCGATTCTGATGTCAAAAGCTGCCCCGCGGCGGAGGAAGGGCGACGAATTAGCCGTCGTCTGCGACGGCGATGTGGACGGCGACGATGAGGTGCTTCCGCCACACGAGATCGTGGCAAAGGGTTCGGGATTTTCGCCGAACATCACTTTCTCGGTGTTGGAAGGTGTGGGGAGAACGCTCAAAGGGAGGGATCTCCGTCAGGTGAGGAACGCTATATGGCGCAAAACAGGTTTTCTTGATTAA
- the LOC110264039 gene encoding serine/threonine-protein phosphatase 7 long form homolog gives MLTCDHPVSLDRYNDRVEDHLQVTRFYHASQIGIVQNQKALVNALIERWHPDTHMFHLPIGECAVTLEDVALILGLPMDGLPVTGMTMSSFSALEAECLHQFGVALRKSECRGCCIKLTWLRDLKENIQLTDELSIQRYVKCHIMLLIGTILFGDKSGAGVHWKFLPLLRDFASIGHYSWGSACLAHLYRRLCRASRYNCKEIDGSITLLLG, from the coding sequence atgttgACCTGTGACCATCCAGTTTCGCTGGATCGGTACAACGATCGGGTGGAGGACCATTTACAAGTTACTAGATTCTATCATGCATCTCAAATTGGTATCGTACAAAATCAGAAAGCACTCGTGAATGCTCTAATAGAACGGTGGCACCCAGATACACATATGTTTCACCTTCCAATTGGTGAGTGTGCCGTAACTCTTGAAGACGTGGCTTTAATTCTTGGTCTCCCGATGGATGGTCTTCCAGTTACTGGGATGACAATGAGTAGTTTCTCAGCGTTGGAGGCAGAATGTTTGCATCAATTTGGAGTGGCACTGCGTAAGTCGGAGTGTAGAGGATGCTGCATAAAACTGACTTGGCTGCGGGATCTAAAAGAAAATATTCAGTTGACTGATGAATTAAGTATACAGAGGTATGTGAAGTGCCATATTATGTTGCTGATCGGGACGATCTTGTTTGGGGATAAATCTGGGGCAGGTGTGCACTGGAAGTTTCTACCATTGCTTCGTGATTTTGCCAGTATTGGACATTATAGTTGGGGTTCGGCATGCCTAGCACACCTCTACAGGAGGTTATGCAGGGCATCTCGTTATAACTGTAAGGAAATTGATGGTTCAATAACACTTCTGCTCGGTTGA